The genomic segment TATCGCTAGGCTTATCTTGGCTACAACCCACAAAAACACTGCTTAGTAAACTTATTGTCAGTACTAATGCAATGATTTTTCTCACTTTCTTCATTATGATTCCTCCTGAAAGTTAATTTTTTTGGCATTTGCCATATGTATAAAAAGTCTATGACCTATAGCCACAAGACTCTCTAACAATTAATTTGGTAGGTAAGACAATGGTTTCTGCAAAGTAATCTTGCTGCAAAGCTTGAAATACAATCTGTGCAGCTAAGCTTCCTAATTCATACTTAGGATGTCTAACTGTTGTTAATGAAGGATTAACATATGAAGCTAATTGTATGTCATCAAATCCAACAATAGCGATATTCTCTGGTACTTTTATTTCAGCCTCATGAAGCGCTTGTAAAGCACCTATTGCCATCTCATCATTAGCTGAGAAGATTGCCTCAGGTAACTCACCACTAGCCAGCATCATTTTCATGGCTTGATAACCACCTTGTTCAGTGAAATTTCCTTGTATAACCCAACGAGGATTATCAATTAAATCATTTTCTTGTAATGCTTTTTGATATCCTAGTATACGTTTCTCATTATCATAAGAATTACTTGGTCCAGTTAAGCAGCCTATTTTCTTATACCCCAGTTTAATTAAATGAGTCATCGCTTCAAAAGCTCCTGTTAAATTATCGATGAGTACACTATAGACGTGTTGACCTTTCAATTCCCGATCTAATAGTACAATGGGAAAATCTTTACTAGCAACTTGTAGTATGAGTTCATCAGATATTGATGCGCCTGAAAGTATGATGGCACTATCCACTCTATTTTCCTCTAAATATCGGCGAGCCGTGCTTTTCTCTCCCCCATATGTGCTACAAGCAACTAAATCATAACCATGTGAATAGACAACTTCTTCAACACCTTTAATCACTTGATTATAAAATGGACCTGCAAGTTCGTTTAAAAATAATCCTATGGTTTCTGTTTTCTGCTTCTTCAAATTTCGAGCATAGGCATTAGGTCGATAATTAAGTTCTTCTGCAACTTTTAATACCTTTTGCTTAGTCTCTTCACTTACCCTGGGGTCATTATGTAAGGCATAAGATACTGTTGAAATTGCAAACCCTGCTTTTTTTGCTATATCTTTTATTGTTGCCATTTGCATCACCTCTCTTGAAACGTTTCTAATATTATAAGGTATGTATGATCATGAAAACTATTGATTAATGACAATATACTACAATCCATGTGTGATTATTAGTAATTTACTTACAAATAATCTTATATCAAAAAGATAACAATATATTATTCATAGAAACGTTTCGATAAATATTCAAAAAAAATTAATTAAGTCAATTTCTCATTAAAATTTTTCATTCGATTCTTACAAATCTTATCAAATAAGCATATTCGAAACGTTTCAATTAATTTCAAATTCATTCTAACACATTACATATAATTATTCAATAATTATTTTAAAATTTATCTATTTTTCCTAATACTAAAAATACTTTTTTCTATCTTCTTTATCATTCTTAGATTTAGATGGTACTTAGTAAGTTTCACTTCACTTTATTAAAGGTTTTAGTTTGTTCTAGCCCCCATATGCACATAAAATCTAATACGGGTTGTAAACTCTTACCTTTATCAGTGATTGAATAATCTACTTTAGGGGGTATTTGTTTATAGTCCTTTCTAGATACCAAACCATCATTCACTAATTCTTTTAATTGTTGACTTAGCATTTTATTGGTGACCGTTGGTATAAATCTTCTAATCTCTCCATATCTCTTTGTCCCTTTTTTTATTAAAAACCATAATATCAGAGGCTTCCACTTTCCTCCCATAACTGATAAAGTCAATTCAATGCCACAATGTGAACTGGTATAGTCTTCAAAATTTATATCTTCACTCATGATTAACTCCTCCATTTCCTAACTATGAATTTATCTATTGGCATCCTTATTCTCTATTATTTTTCTATTAATAATCATATCTCTTCTCTTATGATAATTCAATACTAATTCATTTTAATGATCTTTTTACATTATTACAGTATCTAATTAGTAACTAATCACTTAAAAGTGCGTACTTTACTTATTTATCATATACATTATAATAATATTGCATTCACAATTTTATAACTAGGAGGTTGCATTCATGTTTGAAATTAATAACTTATCTGTTGCGCTTGATTTTTTTAAGTTAATAATGGGAGAACTTATCGCATTATTCTTAATAATCAGTTTTATTGTGGCACTTTTACAAAGATATATTTCTCAAGAAACTATCAAAAAAATATTAACAAAGCCACCTAAAGGTCTTCAAAATATTATTGGGGCTGGTTTAGGTGCTGTCACTCCTTTCTGTTCCTGTTCAACCATCCCAATACTAGTAGGATTATTTAAAAGTGGTGCGCCCTTTGGTGGCACTATCTCATTTTTAATATCCTCACCAATATTAAATCCCATGATACTCATATTGTTTATGAAGTTCTTTGGAATACAAACAACGATTATCTATTCAATATTCACATTTATCTTTGCGGTAGTCATAGGAATCATACTTGAAAAGTTAGGTATGGAAGATCAAATAAAAAATGTGTCTATTAAAGGTGGTCATGGTGGGGATTTAACTTATGATGCTATAGTAGGCACAAAAGTCGAAAAACATAAGAGGGTTTTCATTTTAGCACTTAAGGATACTTTGAACTTATTCAAGAAAGTTATACCTTATTTATTCATTGGTGCTGGCATCGGAGCATTTATTTATGGGTTCGTACCGGAAGAATTCATTACTAAAGTTGCAGGACCAGATAATTTATTTGCTGTACCTGTTGCCGCCATTATAGGAGTACCTATGTATGTACGGACTGAGACTATGATTCCTATTGCTAAGGCACTTAACGCTTCTGGTATGAGCATTGGAGCAATAATGGCAATAGTCATTGGAGGTGCAGGTGCAAGTATTCCAGAGGTAACACTACTCAATACTATATTTAAAAAGAAAATGGTTATAACCTTTGTTCTTGCCGTTTTCTTTGTTGCAACAATTACTGGATATATGTTTAATCTTATATTTTAAATTTGAAGGAGGTGGACTCACATGAAAAAGCAAAAAAAATCTTTATTGAATCAAATTTTAAAAGGATCTAGTTGTAATTGTGGGGTAGAAATAGTAGAGGAATCTGGAGAAAATGATAAAAACAAAAAAGATTCAACAAAAACTAAAAAATAATTAGTCAAGAAGGCGGTAAATGACCATTCACTTACCGCCTTTCAAATGCCATGTAAATTCTGATTTCAATTACACTTTTTAATAGGGAAGTTTTATGATGAAGTTTGTTCCTTCATTAAGACTAGTTTCTACCCTTATATCTCCATCATACAACTCCACTATATGCTTAACGATTGATAAACCAAGACCTGTTCCACCGATCTTACGGGATCTAGATTTATCCACACGATAGAAACGCTCAAAGATACGGTCAATTTGATCTTCGGGAATGCCTATACCAGTATCCTTAACTGATATTTCAATTGCATCTACTAGCCTTAAATACTTCAATCGAAGATGAACATGACCTTCTTCTGTATACTTAATAGCATTATCAACTAAATTAATAAGTAGCTGCTTGATTCGATAATTGTTACAAAAATAAAGTGGTAAGTCTTCATCTAATTGATAAGTAATTTGTAGATTTTTTTTAGATGCCTTCTCGATCATTAAAGGTAGAATTTCTTCAACTACTTGTTTCAAATCAGTTAATTGCCTATTTTCAACAATTCTATTTTCAATCTCTGATAATTGTAGAATATCTTCAATAAGAGTAGATAGACGTTCAGCTTCTATATCAATGATTTCTAAGAAACGATTGGCTACTTTCTCATCATGAAGTGCACCATGGCGTAATGTATCAACGAACCCTCTGATAGAGGTTAATGGCGTCTTTAACTCATGGGTTACATTGGAGACAAAATCACTTCTCATGTTTTCTAGCTTCACTCTTTCAGTTATGTCCTGAATCAAGAGTAGACAGCCTATTGTTTTACTTTTATAATTTATCGGATTACCAACTACTTTATATATTTTTGAACTATCTTCTCTGTTAATCAGTTCTTGTTGTGGTTGCCTTTCAGCAATTACTCTTTCAATGACTTCATAAAGTTGTGATAATCTAATAACTTCATGAAGAGATTTTTTATCTTCCTCAGCTTCAATATTAAATAATTGAAAAAAAGCATCGTTGGTAAACATGATATCAAAATCACGATCTACAGCTACTACACCATTCACCATACTTTTAAGGATCAATACTAATTCATCATTTCGCTGCTTAAGTTTCGTCATATTTTTCTTTAACTCAACTCGCATGTCTTCAAAGGCATCAGCTAATTTATTTATTTGATCATCACCATGAATAATAATTGGAGTACGATAATTACCTTTAGAAATAGTCATAGCAGCATTGGTTAATTGATCAAGAGGTGCCATAAACTGATTGATTAATATATAAAGTATTGATACGATCAGAATACTTCCCACTATGATACCGATAGCGCTAAGCTTTAACATTTCTATACCAACCTCTTGGATCTCACTTAAAGGTATTGACAGTCTAATAACACCATAATTCATTAAAGGGTTATCTGAACGAATGGCGACGTACAAATAATCTACTCCTAAGGTAGAACTATGACGTATACTACTACCATACCCTTTTTCATAGGCTTGTATAACCTCTGGTCGGTCCCCATGATTATCCATAGTTTGTGGATCATAGTCACTGTCTATTAATACTTGTCCTGACTCATCAATAATGGTAATACGGTTATCTAAAGCTGTGCTATAATAATCAATACGTTCACTTAATTCAACTAAATCTACAGCGCCTATAAGTACTTGATCCACAAGTAAGCCTTGCTTATATAAATCATCCTTCGCTTGTTTTTTATAAACATCGTAGTTTTTTTGATAAGAAATCATTGTAATAAAAATAACCAGTATACCAATCAGTATACTGCTATAAAAAATAAGCCTTCTTTTCATTTTAATCAGCCTTCATCAGCAAACTTATATCCTACACCTCTAATTGTAGCTATATAGTCGCCTTCTAATTTCTTCCTAATATTTCGAATATGAACGTCTATCGTTCTTGATTCACCAATATATTCATAACCCCAGATTGTCTCCAATAGGAATTCACGATTAAATACCCTTCCTGGATGCCTAGCAAGTAAATAGAGGAGCTCAAACTCTTTATGGGTTAATGTAATGGACTTCCCCTTCTTATCTACGAGATACTGGCTCTTATTTATAATTAAATCATTTATTTTAATACTTTCTTCTTGAGGTTGCTCTTTTACCTCATAGGCTTCAAGGCGTCTAAAGACTGTCTTTATTCTTGCCTGCAACTCATAAATACCAAAAGGCTTGGCGATATAATCATCGGCTCCCAACTCTAAACCAACAACTTTATCGATTTCTTCACCTTTTGCAGTCAATAAAATAACTGGTAAATTCCTTTGATCATTTTCTTGACGGATTTTACGTAAAACCTCTAATCCATCAATACCTGGTAACATAACATCTAATAAAACTAAATCAAATGTCTGTTCTCCAATTTTTTGCAATGCATCTTCTCCGGACTCTGCTTCTTCTACAACATATCCTGAGTTTTCTAGATTATAACGCAGCAATTCTCGGATATGTGCTTCATCATCAACAACTAATATATTTTTCTGTTTCAAACAATCACCTCATAGGATAATTACTTATTATTCAATCTTTGACAAAATATTTATTTCTTATCACTATGATACTATAAAAGTTTACTGTTGACAATGAATTAATTTAAAGTTTCGTGCTTACCAGTAATGTTATAAACGATCCACTCACAAACATTGGTTGCATGGTCTGCCATTCTCTCTAAATATTTAACGATGAAAATAAAATGAAGGCATTGTGGTATAACCTCTTGATTGGCTTGCATAATACC from the Vallitalea okinawensis genome contains:
- a CDS encoding LacI family DNA-binding transcriptional regulator, with protein sequence MATIKDIAKKAGFAISTVSYALHNDPRVSEETKQKVLKVAEELNYRPNAYARNLKKQKTETIGLFLNELAGPFYNQVIKGVEEVVYSHGYDLVACSTYGGEKSTARRYLEENRVDSAIILSGASISDELILQVASKDFPIVLLDRELKGQHVYSVLIDNLTGAFEAMTHLIKLGYKKIGCLTGPSNSYDNEKRILGYQKALQENDLIDNPRWVIQGNFTEQGGYQAMKMMLASGELPEAIFSANDEMAIGALQALHEAEIKVPENIAIVGFDDIQLASYVNPSLTTVRHPKYELGSLAAQIVFQALQQDYFAETIVLPTKLIVRESCGYRS
- a CDS encoding winged helix-turn-helix transcriptional regulator, with the protein product MSEDINFEDYTSSHCGIELTLSVMGGKWKPLILWFLIKKGTKRYGEIRRFIPTVTNKMLSQQLKELVNDGLVSRKDYKQIPPKVDYSITDKGKSLQPVLDFMCIWGLEQTKTFNKVK
- a CDS encoding permease; this encodes MFEINNLSVALDFFKLIMGELIALFLIISFIVALLQRYISQETIKKILTKPPKGLQNIIGAGLGAVTPFCSCSTIPILVGLFKSGAPFGGTISFLISSPILNPMILILFMKFFGIQTTIIYSIFTFIFAVVIGIILEKLGMEDQIKNVSIKGGHGGDLTYDAIVGTKVEKHKRVFILALKDTLNLFKKVIPYLFIGAGIGAFIYGFVPEEFITKVAGPDNLFAVPVAAIIGVPMYVRTETMIPIAKALNASGMSIGAIMAIVIGGAGASIPEVTLLNTIFKKKMVITFVLAVFFVATITGYMFNLIF
- a CDS encoding HAMP domain-containing sensor histidine kinase, which codes for MKRRLIFYSSILIGILVIFITMISYQKNYDVYKKQAKDDLYKQGLLVDQVLIGAVDLVELSERIDYYSTALDNRITIIDESGQVLIDSDYDPQTMDNHGDRPEVIQAYEKGYGSSIRHSSTLGVDYLYVAIRSDNPLMNYGVIRLSIPLSEIQEVGIEMLKLSAIGIIVGSILIVSILYILINQFMAPLDQLTNAAMTISKGNYRTPIIIHGDDQINKLADAFEDMRVELKKNMTKLKQRNDELVLILKSMVNGVVAVDRDFDIMFTNDAFFQLFNIEAEEDKKSLHEVIRLSQLYEVIERVIAERQPQQELINREDSSKIYKVVGNPINYKSKTIGCLLLIQDITERVKLENMRSDFVSNVTHELKTPLTSIRGFVDTLRHGALHDEKVANRFLEIIDIEAERLSTLIEDILQLSEIENRIVENRQLTDLKQVVEEILPLMIEKASKKNLQITYQLDEDLPLYFCNNYRIKQLLINLVDNAIKYTEEGHVHLRLKYLRLVDAIEISVKDTGIGIPEDQIDRIFERFYRVDKSRSRKIGGTGLGLSIVKHIVELYDGDIRVETSLNEGTNFIIKLPY
- a CDS encoding response regulator transcription factor, whose translation is MKQKNILVVDDEAHIRELLRYNLENSGYVVEEAESGEDALQKIGEQTFDLVLLDVMLPGIDGLEVLRKIRQENDQRNLPVILLTAKGEEIDKVVGLELGADDYIAKPFGIYELQARIKTVFRRLEAYEVKEQPQEESIKINDLIINKSQYLVDKKGKSITLTHKEFELLYLLARHPGRVFNREFLLETIWGYEYIGESRTIDVHIRNIRKKLEGDYIATIRGVGYKFADEG